The proteins below come from a single Yamadazyma tenuis chromosome 5, complete sequence genomic window:
- the GIN1 gene encoding Gypsy retrotransposon integrase-like protein 1 (EggNog:ENOG503NUPW; COG:P), whose protein sequence is MNFTKLDKEPKRRRVTRACDICRQKKVKCDGKQPCIHCTVYSYNCTYDQPNIRNKKNSGIPYPPYSRIVAKNGGSISSDPAKNATSLMTFQNIMDMMFPGLKVNVLDDSPLNLNFEKFKRVMSFLQQSRGSNTTLKDISDCYLDNLDAVRNFSPSNSPWDYSRERDKESITSDDNPVGREIKIDLPSKEIAVHLIQTCWDKACVLFRFYHRPSLLEELDLLYSLDPLHYTDRQQKFLPFLYSILAVGCLFSRESYGSTQDNDLLEDDGFKYFLEARKLIDITNVGDIISIQTIVMMIMYLQCSARLSTCYSYIGIGLRSALKEGLHRNLMIFQDTKRKLDPIEIDTRKRLFFTLYKMDIYINSLLGLPKSLSEDEFDQMLPEELDDENITRQGYHHEAQQGRLSSAACANHHTKLMFIMSHIITHLYPLKVKKSPNSNNVNQTPNYMHQKVSKLEHEMKQWLDQLPEELKPYDPNNVLLSHDVPEKFQLANYYLHLAFLNCQIMLYRPFIHFISHGNDSKASDPRSLIRGRNCIKVARSVVKLANRMIDQNLLVGTYWFSMYTIFFSIACLIYYYHFVNSSHNLNDYNSSSNYAGVLFDDDLNLDMIKKDIEVGKKVLDNLKGNSNASLRIYNILNQLFEQLNRRTASTSKDISNLLTNTPVSDVNKAQISNTISAFDSINNFKSKGKNYDQTSLFQQNFNKQLDQLNLSDPGRDDNQNEYTPYSMKQSVSQPVVSVSAPVIQSQSVPATASDSAITKSTRAFTGDDISSIMNDYSATTSVGSGSGSTPAASNSANPTNYHHEDTHTYIPGVMDTLDAQIFGRILPPYMQGAEDLNLEDLNELIGGYGNMDNYNFDDMPK, encoded by the coding sequence ATGAACTTCACTAAACTTGACAAAGAGCCCAAAAGGAGAAGAGTCACAAGAGCCTGCGATATCTGCCGACAGAAAAAAGTCAAGTGTGATGGGAAACAGCCCTGTATCCATTGCACTGTGTACTCATACAATTGTACGTACGACCAGCCCAACATCAGAAATAAGAAAAACAGTGGTATTCCCTATCCGCCTTATTCTCGCATTGTTGCTAAAAATGGCGGCTCCATTCTGAGTGATCCTGCCAAAAATGCCACTAGTCTCATGACTTTTCAAAACATCATGGACATGATGTTCCCAGGCTTAAAGGTCAATGTACTTGATGATCTGCCcctcaacttgaactttgaaaaatttaaaaGGGTTATGAGTTTCTTGCAACAGAGCCGGGGCTCCAATACCACCTTAAAAGACATTTCCGACTGTTACTTGGACAACTTGGATGCCGTCCGTAACTTCAGTCCTAGCAATTCACCCTGGGACTACTCTAGAGAAAGAGATAAGGAGTCCATTACCAGTGACGATAACCCTGTTGGCAGAGAAATTAAAATCGACTTACCCTCCAAAGAGATTGCAGTGCATTTGATCCAAACCTGTTGGGACAAGGCGTGTGTACTCTTTCGGTTCTATCACCGCCCGTCTCTTTTAGAGGAATTGGATCTTTTATACAGCCTCGATCCGTTGCATTATACGGATAGGCAACAGAAGTTCTTGCCATTTTTGTATTCCATTTTGGCGGTTGGATGCCTATTTTCGAGAGAGTCGTATGGCTCGACCCAGGATAAtgatttgttggaagaCGATGGGTTCAAATACTTTTTGGAGGCCCGGAAGTTGAttgacatcaccaatgtAGGAGATATAATATCCATCCAGACAATCGTCATGATGATCATGTATCTTCAGTGTTCGGCCAGATTGTCTACCTGCTATTCTTATATTGGAATTGGGTTGCGTTCTGCTTTGAAGGAGGGTTTACATCGtaacttgatgatttttCAGGATACCAAGCGGAAGTTGGATCCTATCGAAATCGATACCAGGAAGAGGCTTTTCTTTACTCTCTACAAAATGGACATCTATATTAACTCTTTGCTTGGCTTACCCAAATCCTTGagtgaagatgagtttgacCAAATGCTTCCtgaagagttggatgaCGAAAATATCACGAGACAAGGCTACCATCACGAAGCCCAACAGGGAAGATTGTCATCAGCCGCTTGTGCTAATCACCACACGAAGTTGATGTTCATAATGTCCCATATAATCACCCATTTGTACCCGTTGAAAGTCAAAAAATCTCCCAACTCCAATAATGTTAACCAGACCCCTAATTACATGCACCAAAAGGTCAGCAAGTTGGAACACGAGATGAAACAATGGCTCGACCAGTTGCCCGAGGAATTGAAACCCTACGATCCCAATAACGTCTTGTTGTCCCATGATGTCCCTGAAAAATTCCAGTTGGCTAATTACTATTTACACTTGGCATTCTTGAATTGTCAGATCATGTTGTACAGGCCTTTCATCCACTTTATCAGCCATGGTAATGATTCCAAAGCTTCTGATCCTAGATCTCTTATTAGAGGAAGAAACTGTATCAAGGTTGCTAGATCAGTGGTAAAGTTGGCAAATAGAATGATTGATCAAAATTTGTTAGTGGGAACATATTGGTTTTCCATGTACACGATCTTTTTTTCTATTGCCTGTTTGATATATTACTATCATTTTGTCAATTCTTCACACAATCTCAATGACTATAACTCCTCTTCCAACTATGCGGGTGTGttatttgatgatgatttgaacttggataTGATCAAAAAAGATATCGAGGTAGGAAAGAAAGTTttagacaacttgaagggAAACTCAAACGCATCTTTAAGGATTTAcaacatcttgaaccaGCTTTTTGAGCAGTTGAACAGACGTACTGCCAGTACATCTAAAGACATTTctaacttgttgaccaatACTCCAGTACTGGATGTCAACAAGGCACAAATTTCGAACACCATTCTGGCGTTTGACTCGAttaacaacttcaagtctaAGGGTAAGAACTATGATCAGACATCTTTGTTTCAACAGAACTTTAACAAACAGCTTGACCAGTTAAACTTAAGTGATCCTGGCCGGGACGATAATCAAAATGAATATACCCCATACTCAATGAAACAAAGTGTTTCCCAGCCCGTTGTTTCTGTTTCTGCTCCAGTCATTCAGCTGCAATCTGTTCCAGCTACGGCTTCTGACTCGGCTATTACGAAAAGTACAAGAGCATTCACCGGCGATGATATCAGCCTGATTATGAATGATTACCTGGCAACTACTCTGGTTGGTTCAGGATCTGGTAGTACTCCGGCTGCAAGCAACTCAGCGAATCCCACAAACTACCACCATGAGGATACACATACATACATTCCTGGAGTAATGGACACGCTCGACGCTCAGAtttttggaagaattctTCCTCCATACATGCAAGGAGCTGAGGATTTGAACCTTGAGGACTTAAACGAATTGATTGGAGGCTATGGAAATATGGATAATTATAACTTTGATGACATGCCCAAATAG
- a CDS encoding uncharacterized protein (EggNog:ENOG503NVM3; COG:G) translates to MKSTEKDSHTIESLESAASSELGVFKDPAVAEYWRLKYESCNYEGAPFFDPEMVWTKNEEKKLVRALDLKVFLWVFFSFCSLDLVRRNVTRAVADNFLDDLGMTTDDYNLGQAMNLVAFLCAELPGNLLSKRFGCEIIIPAQMVLWSILCICQTAIKNKGAFIAFRVLIGVSQGGFIPDNILYLSYYYTSTELPIRLAIFWTAIPLFQILGSLLASGIIEMRGIHGLAGWRYLFLIEGFITLAIGIASWYFYRAGPTQTENKIFKTKPWFNEREVKILVNRVLRDDPSKGDMNNRQGVDFVSLFRTLKDYDLWPLFIQGIMAFIPFQPVTNYMSLILKQMGYSTFMSNILVIPGQFWFLVNLPLVVLFSHYIKEKSICIGLSNIFIFPFILALVVLPVTTSHWVKYVLLIGILAQPYTHAILAANVSQYSNTVRARAVGTSLYNMCYQVGSIIATQLYKSSDSPNYTKGNATILGICCFNIAFAFFSKFYYIQRNQQKEKKWQQLSKNEQEEYLRTTKDQGMKRLDFRFVH, encoded by the coding sequence ATGAAATCTACAGAAAAGGACTCACACACTATAGAAAGTTTAGAAAGCGCCGCAAGTAGCGAATTGGGAGTGTTCAAAGATCCAGCTGTTGCAGAGTATTGGAGACTTAAATACGAATCCTGCAACTATGAGGGGGCACCTTTTTTTGACCCAGAAATGGTCTGGACAAAGaatgaagagaagaaacttgttAGGGCTTTAGATTTAAAGGTGTTTCTTTGGGTTTTCTTCCTGTTTTGTTCCTTAGACTTGGTTAGAAGAAATGTTACAAGAGCTGTTGCTGACAACtttttggatgatttgGGCATGACAACAGACGACTACAACTTAGGACAAGCAATGAACCTCGTGGCATTTTTATGTGCCGAATTACCAGGAAATTTACTTTCTAAACGATTTGGTTGCGAAATCATCATCCCAGCGCAAATGGTCTTATGGTCTATTTTGTGTATTTGCCAAACTGCTATCAAAAACAAGGGGGCATTCATTGCATTCAGAGTCCTTATTGGTGTCAGTCAAGGCGGTTTTATTCCCGACAATATTTTGTACTTGTCGTACTATTATACGTCGACAGAGCTTCCTATTAGGTTGGCAATCTTCTGGACAGCTATCCCATTATTTCAAATTCTCGGGTCTCTTTTAGCCTCAGGAATTATTGAAATGAGAGGAATCCATGGCCTTGCTGGATGGAGATATTTGTTCTTAATAGAAGGGTTCATTACTTTGGCAATTGGAATTGCAAGTTGGTATTTTTACAGGGCTGGGCCCACACAAACCGAAAAtaaaatcttcaaaaccaaACCTTGGTTTAACGAGCGGGAAGTCAAGATCCTTGTGAACCGTGTTTTACGAGATGACCCACTGAAAGGTGATATGAACAACAGACAAGGGGTTGACTTCGTGAGTCTCTTTAGGACTTTGAAAGACTACGATTTATGGCCATTGTTTATTCAAGGGATCATGGCGTTCATCCCTTTTCAACCAGTGACTAATTATATGTCTTTGATATTAAAGCAAATGGGATACTCCACGTTTATGTCGAATATCTTGGTTATTCCTGGCCAATTCTGGTTCTTAGTTAATTTACCACTAGTGGTGCTCTTCAGCCATTATATCAAGGAGAAGAGCATCTGTATCGGTTTGTCCAACATTTTCATTTTCCCATTTATATTGGCACTTGTGGTGCTTCCAGTCACTACTAGTCACTGGGTGAAGTACGTGTTGTTGATTGGAATCTTGGCTCAGCCCTATACTCATGCAATTCTTGCAGCCAATGTTTCGCAATACTCCAATACGGTACGGGCCCGCGCAGTGGGAACATCCCTCTATAACATGTGCTACCAAGTGGGAAGTATCATAGCCACACAGTTGTACAAGTCATCGGATCTGCCCAACTATACCAAGGGAAATGCCACTATATTGGGAATCTGTTGTTTTAACATCGCATTTGcgttcttctccaagttctaCTATATCCAGCGGAACCAgcagaaagagaaaaaaTGGCAGCAATTGAGCAAGAACGAACAGGAAGAGTACTTAAGAACCACTAAAGATCAGGGAATGAAGCGTTTAGACTTCCGCTTTGTCCATTAG